The window GGAATGAGATTAGGAGGGAGGTTAATATATCCACTAAAAGCTTTAACGTCTGGAGTTGTTTCGCAGATCTGAGTCTGTTCAGGCTTTCGTGTTAGCAATAGTGAATAGAGACAGTTTTGAGATATGGAAGCTTACCTGCTTATAGGAGATGGATATGCCAGGGAATGAGCGACTCGGGATGGTTATCAAACCCTCAGGAGTTGGCGGAAGCAATACAGCTGATGCAAGCGGCGACAGAAGAAACAGCCCAAGGCCGAATGCTGTATCAAGATACATGGTATGTGAAATAGCTCAGATGCGCTGGAGAAAGTAAGCAATGAGATGTATAGGAAGTGAATTGAGTACTGCAAATCTCAAGAGGAGAGACCTATCTTATAACAAATTCTTGCAACAGGGATCATCTGTTTTAGAGAAAGCTGTCCTAGCAGTTTCTATAATAATCTTGGATAGGGGGCGGCTATGTGGGCAGAATCGGTAACAAAGGAAGCGGCTATGTGTCTTATGCCTTGTCCATAGCCAAGCTTGTAAAGTTAATATGTAACACTTGATTCTTGTTCTTGCTTCTTTGGCTTACTTTGTCTGTTGTTGGCAGAACACAACATGTAATAACTTTCTTGTTTGCTAATAAGAAGTATTTACTTTACACTCAATGAAGCTTATTCCATATCAAAATAGATTCAATAGCTATTGATGTAAACCGGAATACAAGATGAACTTGTTATGCATTTCGATAAAGTGTTGTTACAGTCCAAGATACCAACTTAGTTATTATTGAAGTTCTCTTGCTATAGTAAGCCGCTTCCGAGATAAGCTTAAGCTTGACAATTAGCATGAAGTAACCCTTGTTTAAATGCCCTACAGGTATCAACTAACTCGGACTTGCCCCACTTTCTCACAAGATCTACACTCTCCAATGTAACTAAAACAGACATAGTGCTTACTAGCCATGGCTGAGCTGTACATATTTTGCTAAGCATAGGGGCTTTTGCAATTAAAAGTCTTGTCCAGCCCACTGCATAGCCTGCCTGGTTGACACGCTTGACGTTACCAAAACATTTCATATGGTGCTTCGGATCCGCCCCACTTGTTCAATCGGCTCTGTCTCTTCATTCAACCATTGAGATGCCTAGGAAAGGATTGCAAAAAGTCAAGACAGGATGTTTTACATGCAAGTACGTCTGATTGCTTGCGTATACTCAGAAAGCAATACTGTAACACGAGCCATTGACTAATGTCTTATACAAGGATACGAAAGGTCAAATGCGATGAAACTAAGCCTCACTGTTTGAGGTGCACGAGTACTCGGAGAAATTGTGATGGCTACCCCCCCGAGGTGTACGGGGCCTGTTCTTGGGATGAGCTTCTAAGTTCAAGTGCCATTATCCCTACTCCGAGAACTGGTCGCAGCAATCGGGAAGGTAGAGCCTTTGACTTTTTTCTGCATGTGGCTGCTCCGAGCATATCGAATTACTATGATAAGGAATTCTGGACACGCCTCGTCCCAATGGTTTACCAGCAAGAGCCCGCTGTTCGTCATGCAGTAATCGCTATTAGCTCCATCTACGAGCAGCTCAGGAATGGTCGGTTGGATGCCCTTGACTACACTGGCGGTCGATTTGCCCTAGGCCATTACAACCAGGCCCTGTCACGCCTCACTAGCAAGTCAAACACTGAGTTCACAATGCTATTCTTGTGCATTCTTTTCGTATGCGTAGAGATCTTGCAGAAGAATGCACCCGCCGCCATCGAACACTGCCGACATGGCATATCGATCTTGAATACCGCAATCATGACACCCTAGGTTCGTGAGAAACTTACACCTATGCTTGTCCGACTAAGcattttccccttcttttttggtCGCACTATCACCACGTTTCCTTCTCTAAGCGATCTGGTGATTGGTACTACAGCTCCATATACTACACTTGAAGAAGGCCTCTTTGCTTTAGACCTCCTCCAGGCACGGTCCGTCCGATTCATACGCTCCAGCGACACATACAGACAAGGAATCATGTACAGCATAGATTTTCCCGATAATCTTTATAAAGAACAGTTCGACATACTTGCTGCGCTGAATCAATGGCTTCTTGACTTCTCCGTCTTCAGAGAAACGTACCCGCCTACTTGCCATGACACTAAAGCCGCGTACTTGGGAACACTCATGAAAGGCCTTGTCTCCAAGATATGGGTGGCAAGCGCCCTTGACAAGACAGAAATGGGTTATGATGACCAACTGGCATCCTTCAAGGCAGTCGtagatgctgcagaagacATTATCTCGATGCTCCCTCCTGTACAAGCCTTGCACTCGAAGTCCAAGTTTACCTTTGGGATGGGCTATATGCCTGTCTTGTATCTAGTGGTAATCAAGTGCCGAGATTTGGGTATTCGACGCAGGGCCTTCCATTCGATGA is drawn from Trichoderma atroviride chromosome 7, complete sequence and contains these coding sequences:
- a CDS encoding uncharacterized protein (EggNog:ENOG41); amino-acid sequence: MVYQQEPAVRHAVIAISSIYEQLRNGRLDALDYTGGRFALGHYNQALSRLTSKSNTEFTMLFLCILFVCVEILQKNAPAAIEHCRHGISILNTAIMTP
- a CDS encoding uncharacterized protein (EggNog:ENOG41), producing the protein MLVRLSIFPFFFGRTITTFPSLSDLVIGTTAPYTTLEEGLFALDLLQARSVRFIRSSDTYRQGIMYSIDFPDNLYKEQFDILAALNQWLLDFSVFRETYPPTCHDTKAAYLGTLMKGLVSKIWVASALDKTEMGYDDQLASFKAVVDAAEDIISMLPPVQALHSKSKFTFGMGYMPVLYLVVIKCRDLGIRRRAFHSMIYLATCQENLWDLSAMSATGRRVIELEHSISLEAFDKEELPNACTSVPLDEMRIRDSIITKPRETQTDGFGESLPYIRVSFLYARSGIFDFVDEWLAIGPGLTSLI